The DNA segment CTCATTCTGCAGGCCCCTGGAAAGAGCTCTATGTGTCCCCTCAGTTCCCTGGCTGCAAGTTTTGCTTCTTGTCTCTGGCCAGACCTTGACCTGCCCCACTAAGACATTCAGGACTTTGTACTATTCCTGTTAGGCTTTCTCTTCTGGGAAAGACACATTGGGCCCTTCATGCAGCATGCAGTCTCAGTAGGCTGCAGGGGAATCAGCATGGCTGAATGAAGGCCAGAGCTGGAGATGAGGATTTCTGAGAATAACCAGTTTCTGGTCTCCTGCTATCCACAATGGCTTGAAATCACAGGGAGGTGAATTGACAGGGGTCCATCCTGGTGAGTGAGGCTGACTCCTCTGCCATCTGGTCTCAGGTCTAATAGCTCCAGGGACTGCAGGGGCATGGCTGGATCAGGCTGCCTTTAGTTACTCTGAAGCCAAATCCTGGCACCCAGAAATAGAAACTtctacttgtttttcatttttctttcttacaagctgattattatttttgtctctttcagaTGTTTCTTTGCACCTTTATTGTTGCAACCAAACCTTGGAAATTTGAGTTCACTATGCTGAAGAAACAATGCATAGAGGTTTAATTATCATCTAGCATATTCGACTGCTTTCACTTCCATTTTAAAGAAGCAAATACACTtgcaaaacatttaaataagctGACCCACTGACTTCATTTTTGTggcctttttgcttttttgtgtgcCCTCAGGGGCTGATACTGAGAACATGATGCCATTTCACAGTGTTGGCCAGCCTCTTCTAATTGACTCACTCATCCGGTAGCGGGACAATCTGCTACCAGCAGATGAAAGAGAGTGTAAGCCTGTTTCCATATCTCATTGAACTCTGAGCACAAATTACTTTTCACTGGCAGCTGTTTCTGGAGAACTAACTGGAGGACCCAGCCCTCAACTGTTTCAAGCTGGTGGGTTGTTTCTGCAAGATTCTGAGGGTCTGGCTGCCTTGAGAGTGTTCCTTCCGTGGATTTCCACAGAAATCTCTCTGCCTAGGAATCTGGGGAAGACACAGCCCAATGGCTTAGAAACAGTTTTAGACAACTGATCCAACTGGAAGATAGTTGGGTCCTTTGTAGATTTGCAGTGTACTTTTGGTTTTGaagtgaagcagaaaaaaatgcaagggTTATTGATGGCTTATGGATGGTAGGCTGCTTTGTGCatgaatgtgtgtgcatatgcgcACAGTGGGATGTATTAGTTATCTAATGCTGCATGACTAATCACTCTGCCCTTAATGGCTTAAGCTCGTTTATATATCTCATGGTGTCTGTGGGTCAGGGATCTGAGGGTGGCTTGGTGGGGTGGTTccaaatgtcattttctcttgAGGTTACACTCAGACATTGACTGTGCTGCCCTCATCTGAGGGTTAGTTTGGCTCTGGAGAATCCACTTCCCAGGTGGCTCACACTTATGACTGCAAGTTGGTGTTAGCCATTGACAGGCAATCTCTGTTCTCCATGTGGGCCTCTCCACCGAGCTGCTGTGTGCTTGGTATGGCTTCCTCCAGATAGAGTGTTCTGAGAGACTAAGATGGAAGCAACACTGCCCTTTGTGACCTAGCTTCAGATGTCACACACCACCACTTCTCCCTTTTGTTATTGGTTCCCCAGATTAGCTCTGGTTCAACATGGGAAGGGACTCTACAATGGTATGATGACCAAGAGATGAGGATCAGTGAatgccatcttggaggctggctaccactgtgtgtgtgtgtgtgtgtgtgtgtgtgtgtgtgtgttgtgtgtgtacgTAGAGGTGGGATCCAGAAAGAGGTACTTTCTGCAACCTGGATATGGAAACTACAGCACTGGTGTGCAGGTCAAGCCAGCCAGGGCAGTGTCAACAGTAGCACAGCATCGGGGCACATGCATTATCTTCCACATGTGAGAGATGGTAAAGCTAGAGGTCACCTGGTTGACAAGTAAACACTCTCCCTGTACCTGAGCCTCTCTGCCTGAAAGCTTTCTCCCCACCTATGGGAGGTGGCTGCAGTGCTGGGGAGGGGATGCCCCAGCCTCCTGACCCTTGGGCTATAATACTGAAGCATGTCCTATGTAGTTTCTAAGATGTGCCCAGCAATACGGAGCTCTAATCTCCCAACTTGTTAGTCTGCTCACTCTCATATGCTGCTTCCCATTCCTACTCCCTCACCACCTTTCTGGTATTTTCTACAATTGCTTCCAAATAAACCACTTGCACTTGAATTATTGTCTCAAGGGGAGCTTCTGGAGGAAGCAACTTCATAGTGGAGCTCAGGTCCACTGTGAAGAGCAGCCTGGTATTACTTGGGGACGTACCTGGGGAAGGTCAGGCAACAGGACACACTTTGAATTTTCTCACCTCAGCCAGCAACAATATCCTGGGGAAGGCAtgcccaggcctccctcctccaTGTGGAAATGGAGTTCTAGGGACAGAGGCAGAACAGTTCTTGTCACATTGCTCCCCTCATCTTGGGATGACCATCCCTATGCCTACAACACCTGTAGCTTTCACTTCACTACCCACTTCAGCCCTTCAGCACCTAACCACTGCCAGGGCACTCGTTCTCTTGTTCTGTAGCTGGAGTTGGCCAGCTCCATCTGGTCCCATGAACATCCCCTAGAGCAGGGCTTTCTCCTCTGAACCCTGACAGTGTGGTTCCACACCTGGAGGGACCTAACATATTCACACACCCTAGGCTGGTTGTTTCCATCTTATCCATAATACCTTCAAGCATCTGGGGCAAACTAGACTTTACTGACCACATCCAAGGTCAGCTGGCTAGTATTAGTGGAATACTGCTTTGGGTTTAACTCTCCAAAACTGTCTGGACCCTTCTGATGCATTGAGTTAGTCAGAATAAAGACTCAGTATCAAGACAGTTATATTAACTAATGAgatttctgagtttttatttgcCCACAGTTGGTAGTGGCATATGTGAGCCTGAAGAGAACTGGAATGTGTGGATGTGCAGCCTCCAAGGCACCTTTAGTATTGGTCCATTCCCTTCCAAAGTTCAAAGGGTCATTAAGGCCAAGCCTGTAGCCTAGGCCACCTGGGGGACCAGCTGCCCATGAGAAGTTatcctgcccccacccttctCTGTAGAAACTGTGCTCTTTAGAAGATACATGATGACAGAAGCATTGGCTTTGTTGCCATGTCCTCATTTTCCCTGTGATAATGAGAAGTGATCATTTTGAGTCAAATGCAGCTTCCAAGCAGGACTTGCTCCCTTCCTGGGCTCAAAAATGCAGCTTCCAAGCAGGACTTGCTCCCTTCCTGGGCTACACTAGGGCCAGGGAGAAATCCAGGTCTGCATCCCATGTCAGGTTTTAGGATCTGAAGGGAGTTGGAGCATCAGGGACCAGAGTGGTTATCTGGAATGTGTGGCGTCATGCTGAAGCTCACACACAGGACAAGGACTGCAGGCTGCTGGGGTAGCTCTCCACGTATATCACCTGCCAGCTCCCACTCTCCCAGGTCCCAgatccctttctccttcctctggccTCCATGGGAGAGGCGCGGGCATCCACCAAGGCCTTCCCAAGTTTTCCAGTTCATTGTTACTTTGTGTTCAGTCCTGTATTTATTGAGCCCAGGCTATATCGTGACCCTGGCACCTTGGGAAAGTTGAGAAAAGTGTCCATTGTCTCCTGACAGATGAGGAAGTGGCCACAGAGCAGAACACGGCAGAGAGTTTGATAACCAGCATAACTATTTTCCTGGTTGCAGGCCTTGACCCAGAGACTGAGGCTTACAGGCCAGCACTAGGGCAGTGGAGTCAACATTAGACTCACATTTTCGGGAAATAAGGAGCTCTCCTGAGACTGAGCCACTGGCTGGGCCTCTTTTCCTCGCTGGGAATTGGGGCCTGGCCAGCAGCTGGCCTGTGTTTCTAGCAGCCCCCTGCTTTTGCCTCTGCCTCGGGCAGGGCTTTGCCCAGGGACTTACCTCAGGGTGACACTGAATATCCAGAAACCTGCTTCCCTGCTCTTTCAACAGACAGACTCCagaagagaagcaggcaggaCCACCGCAAGCCAATGAGGATGGACAGGGCAAGGCAGAGGGGCCTTCCCACAAGGACTGGTCCCTCAGTCCTACACCTGATACAAAGCTGGAACACCTGAAACTTGTACTCACCCTCAGGGCCCTGAGGACGTAGTGGGGACTGGGACAAAAcccctactttctttttttttctttttaaagattttatttacttatttgtgtgtgagagagagggggagagagagaaataccacaagcagggggagcggcaagcagagggagaagcaggctccctatggagcagggagcccaacatagggcatgatcccaggaccctgggatcataacctgagctgaaggcagacacttaaccaactgagccccccaggtgcccctaaaacccTGACTTTCTGTAGATTTCCATGGGAGGGGTAGGGATGCAACCATTAACAAAGCCCCACAAGTGTGATCTGAGGCAGGATTTAGTGAGTCCTTACCAGGAGCCATGATTTGATACCTGTCTTGTGGgctctccttccccagcaccaGGAGGTAAGGTGAGCCCACAAAGGGCCTGGACAGGTCCCCCCACCATTGGGCTGAACACACAGGAGACCCTGTCCTGGAGCTACCTGGTAGGACTTCAGTAGAATTTGTGGGGTCGACTATGGAAAATATGAGGGATCACACTGGATAAAGAGCCCTCTTTATGCTTACTTCTGCAGATTGAGGCACAACTCAGGACAGACCAGTGTGGGAGTATACAGTAAGGTGGTTGGTGGGAGGGTCTTCAGAAATCTACTGAAGTCAGGGACCAGGCAGGATGGCTGTGGAACAAGAGTAAAACTATGTCCATGCTTAATGATGCTCGGTTGGCAAGGAGGATGCCGATTTCTAGGGTCTCCCCACGGCTCTGCCTGGAATCCTGGGAAGTCCATCCAGGTGTCCATGGAGGATGAGCCCTGAAGATATCTAACACCACATGTCTGGTGTGAGTCCCCAAGGAGACCCTGCGATGAAAATTGTGGGGCGCAGGTGGTTCATTTGGGAGATGGTCACAGAGgcacagaagggaagggagacagaggaggaagaaattcaACTGGGCTGTTGGTATGGGTCACTGAGCAACCATGGGTTTTGTCCTGCTGGAATGCATGAGAACCCTATGGATCTTCCCTCTGACAGTCTCTGTGGAACTGGGAGCCTGTAGCCATCCTACCTGGGGTTGGAGTGTTGTCCTTGGGCCCTACCTCTATCCACTGAGGTGTGCCTGCTCTGCAGATGGAGTGCCACTTGCACAGAGAAAGCCCTGAACAGAACTTGGGGGAGATGCAGATCTTGAGGTGGAATGGAAAGTGTTAGGTACTGGGTGGTCCAACTGCATGGGCACTGGAGGGATGGCTGGTTAGGAGAGGGGAACCACTGCCCCAGGACCAAGGGCTGCCCCCCCCCGTATGTTTAAATATAGTTTGACTGGAACGCAACACTCTTATTTGTGTTCATATTATCTATGGTAATTTCAAGGCAACATCAGGGAGTTGAGAACAAggccatatggcccacaaaggcCAAAATAGTTACACTtacttacagaaaaagtttgccaagtCCTCTTTTAGAAGATTCCCAAGACAAGGGCCACATGTGTCCTGAGGACCTGAGAGCCTGTCTGGGTCTATCTTGCATTTTGAGTACCCTGCTGGGTCATGGTCATTGTACCTCTGTGAGCCCGGAAGCAGCAGCACCTGTGCTTACAGGTTGTGCCACCTGGAGATGACTCCAGAGGTTCCAAGAGGTAAGGGAACCCAACCCCTGGGGCCCACTCTACTGCCCTGTTAGGATAAGCCCTTCACATCCCCAGCCCCTCTGTCTGGAACCATGCCACACAAGCTTCTTTGAAATgctaatatttaatgattttttacatgaaaaaaatgagcagGAGAAATTTTCACAATGCCCAAATATGAGAcaccaaatatttgcaaataaagtGAACATCTTGGAGATGCTCAGCCACTGAACGGAGACCTATAGGACATCACGGGTGTCCAAGAGAAGAACAACCAGGGCCAAGTGTGCTGACGTCTCATTAGTGGGTGCCGTCCAAGCaggtcttttttaaatattttttttagtattttttttgacacagagagagagcacaagcagggggagtagcagggagagagagggagaagcaggcttcctgttgagcacagagcccgatgcaggactcaatcccaggaccccgggatcatgacctgagctgaaggcagacgcttaaccaactgagccaggcaggtgcccctccaaGCAGGTCTTGTTCCAGAGTTCAAACATTGTTCTCCAGGGTTCAGTGCTGATGATGAAGAAGCAGGTGATGATCTGAGGGTAAGTATGGGGATGGAAGGTGGGTAGAGAATGGTTGGAAACAGTGGCTCCTGCTTGAAACACAGCACACATCCCAACCACCCGTACTAGGGTGAGCAGCTGGGGATGCAGGCTTGTTCCTCAGCCATAGCCCTACTTGAGATCTCCTTGTTCTGAACTCAGTACCTTGCCCTAACCTCAGGGGCTTCTGTACCATTTTCTCATCCTTAGGCCTGTGGTCTCCAGGAGAACATTTAGGCTGACCCAGTATGACCCATGACCCTAGCATAGCATTGGGGTGTTCTCTCCCAGAGGGTGCTATTTCAGAGGAACCCCTCACCCTAAGTGGGTAAGTCCCAGAACTGGGGTTCACCTTGACCATTCTCCCTAGAGCAATAGCTGATAGTTCATGGAATTTGATCAGGGCATAGGAAAGAGGGCTATAGGcccctcctcaatccccatcccATGAGCTCTTTTCTCAGGGAGACCTGAGAAAGCCAGTCTGGCAAAGGCCGTGTTGCCCATCTCAATATTCTCCTCCTGAAATCTGTAGGGAAGGCACGTCaataaagacaagagaaagacaTCCTATGGCTTTCCCAGGAGACATGGACTCTTGTGGCCAGGAACAATCTGTCATCACCATGGCCCAAGGGGCAGGCAACTGGAATGGGGTGAGAGGGCAGAGGTAGTTCCCAGATTGGCCAGGGGGCTACAAAAAGACGCCGAGGATGGCCTGTCCAGCTGAGCTCCTACTGCAGCACCAGCAGTGGGGATAGCGGTACTTACAGCTCTGTCACTCTTCTATGTTCTTAGGAATAACACTGTCATCTGCTCTACCTCCCCCTTTGCCCCAAGCTGCATCCTCAGCTGTGTGACCCAAGGAACCTACTGTATGTCTTACATTGTTCTGCTCTGAACTTGTTTGAGAGGGACAGTTGTCAATGTCTTCATCAAATTTCCCACATCTTGTTCTTCTAAGCTGCAGCTTCATGGAGAACACCATTGTGTTCTTCTCCATTAACTGTAATAGACATTGACATTAATGTGAGAATCTGCCTCCTGGTTCCCTTGTACAGCTGCCAGTGTAGACCCATGCAGTGTGGGGAGAGCCCCCAAACAGTCCTTCACATAGGGAGCTGCCTCCAAACGTGGGTCAGCTTGCTGGGGATAAAGCCAAGCTGGGGAATTTAAGCAAAGAGGCCTGTGTTTGCTGTGAGACCCAGGGTAGATGCAGGCTTGGTCACACACCATTCATGCATCACACCCTGCAGCCCCATATCCCCAAATGCTCCCGGGAGACCCAGCCTGACTTCCAGCATGCTTCTGAAGCCACGACACTCCCGGGAGTCAGGTGCTGAGTGCCTGGGAGGGTGTTGGCTCTGCAAGATTCTGTTGAGTAATTTCAGCTCCAGAGTGGGAGACTCATCTACAGCTCCATCGTCACAACTGTCACTTGCCTGACAACAGGAAATTGGCCTGCAGTGCTGTGAACACTGACGTGAGCCTGTGAGTGTGCACTTTCACACACAACCGTCACCCTCCCCAACTATGGCTTCCAACTACGCTCTTGTCTTACTACAAAGAGCAGCTGGAATTTTCTGTATTCCTTCTGTACTCTGCTCAATTCATTCCATTCCTTACTCCCCACCATTCCACACTTAATTACTCCCAACATCCTAACTCAGTGTGAGTGCAGATCTAGGGATCCCAGAGGTCCAGCGTGAGAGAGCTCAGGCAGCAGTACCAGATGGGACCTGGTGCAGCAGTATTCACAGAGGATGGAGCTCCTTTCAGGGTGGAGCTCCCACTGTTCTTTCCTCAGGCTCTCAGGGCAGAAgtccagagggagagaagaacgCCCTAGGCCCTaacatgtgtgcgcacacacacacacatgcttgcacACATACTACACACAGTGACACACCCATGCTACTCACActcacacctacacacacagacacaaagggACAAACACTCAAAAACTCATACTTATCTATATACACACTCTCACTCATTAAAACACTCACACCCATACCTACAcctgacacacatacacacatgaccATACATGCTTCTGATGCAACCCACATGAAAACAGCCTTCCTGGCTGCATTCTGTACACACTCCATTACAAGGACAATGCTCTAGGATATTAAGAACAATGGTCTAGGAAGAGTGTAGAATAGCATCCTTCCCCTTAGGTGGAGACCACAGGGAGGAGCCCAGAGAAGAGTCCCTGAGGTCACAAAGGCTGCTCTAGATGAGGGAGAATTCTTACTGCCCCGAAACTCAggcctttctccctccctctctctcggcatctgttctttgtttctgtttgcatttgttttgttaGAATATTTCCTCAATCTGTCTCCTCTGACATTTTCTCAATCtatctcctcctcctttctgtcttgttcttttccttattcAGGATCTTTATCTCCTTGTATCGTATATTTTGATCATCAATAAGTAACttcataaaatgatgaaaattagaACATCTTACATGCAGTAGACATTGACCTgggcatttaaaatttcaaattctttcataaaaCTGAAACTAACTGTACAGTTTGTATTTTTGATCTATTTTATGGACTTTAGAACAAGATCCCTAGATATGACCCTACAATCCTGACCCTGACTTCATATCAAGTGCAGACCATTAGGCCAGGGTGTGGTACCTACCAGCTCCCTCCTGGAATTCAGGATGCGCACCAGCTTGTAAGCCTTCGTGTCATTGTTCTGCAAGTTGAATATATGCAAGGCATACTCCACGGTACCAAGGAAGTACCTCTGCATGGCTTTTTGGCCATtaccctctgcttcctcttcagATCTTGACCCATGAGTCATCAGGAACGGGGAGCCTGAGAAAAGTAGCAGCAAGGCCCAGGAAAGAGCCTGCCCACCCTGCCAGTGTGGCATCACTATGGATATCTGGGGACCCATGGCCTTTGCTTTTCTAGCTCAagctccctctgagcctccctcGGCGTTGGTCCAGTACATCAGCTTCAGAATAACTCCTCCCTCTGGATTTGCTCTCTGCTATTACACACTGTTCCTTCCCACATGTCACCCTGCCTCCCCATTCCAAGCTGCATAATTGCCTCCTGTCTAGAGAAAGGGACAAGCCCTGGCAGAGTGGGTTGGAAAGAACCAGGAATGAGAGGGAGGGGTCCCCAGTAGCCAAGTCCCAGCCACAACATCCCTCTCAGCTC comes from the Ailuropoda melanoleuca isolate Jingjing chromosome 13, ASM200744v2, whole genome shotgun sequence genome and includes:
- the LOC100470382 gene encoding cystatin-9, with the protein product MGPQISIVMPHWQGGQALSWALLLLFSGSPFLMTHGSRSEEEAEGNGQKAMQRYFLGTVEYALHIFNLQNNDTKAYKLVRILNSRRELLMEKNTMVFSMKLQLRRTRCGKFDEDIDNCPSQTSSEQNNIITCFFIISTEPWRTMFELWNKTCLEGHLPGSVG